A window of Mangifera indica cultivar Alphonso chromosome 13, CATAS_Mindica_2.1, whole genome shotgun sequence contains these coding sequences:
- the LOC123194935 gene encoding cinnamoyl-CoA reductase 1-like: MAKAVPAETHPSHSTAYLNAAKLWYALAKTLSEQAAWALSMDRMLPMVSINAGLVLGSRVTQKYPALTMFYLKGAVEMYENEVLAFVDVNFLADVHICAFEDQSTCGRYFCFNQIVNTEEQAFKLAQGLNPLIPLPTKGKEGKGSKMHAKRLKTKKLNKLVENVAIY; encoded by the exons ATGGCAAAAGCAGTTCCTGCTGAAACACATCCCAGCCACAGCACTGCCTACCTTAATGCTGCAAAG TTATGGTATGCTCTAGCAAAGACACTCTCAGAACAGGCTGCTTGGGCTCTATCCATGGATAGAATGTTGCCTATGGTTTCCATAAACGCCGGACTAGTTTTGGGTTCACGTGTTACCCAAAAATACCCGGCCTTGACTATGTTCTACCTCAAAG GTGCTGTTGAAATGTACGAGAATGAAGTCCTAGCATTTGTCGATGTAAATTTCTTAGCAGATGTTCATATTTGCGCCTTCGAGGATCAATCAACATGTGGGCGATATTTTTGCTTCAATCAGATTGTGAACACTGAGGAACAAGCCTTTAAACTTGCACAAGGCTTAAACCCTTTGATTCCTTTACCCactaaaggaaaa GAAGGTAAAGGAAGTAAAATGCATGCAAAGAGattgaaaacaaagaaattgaataaGCTGGTCGAGAATGTTGCAATCTATTAA